CTGCCCCATTCCAGTAACTGCAAAAAGCCGCTGACAGTGGTCAGAGGATTACGGATTTCATGGGCAATACCGGCGGCCAGCTGGCCAATAGTGGCCAGGCGAATGGACTGTTGCAATTGTTTTTCTTTTTCCTGCTGATATTCCTGACGCAACTCCCCCAGCTTTTGTTCCAGCTGATCCAGAATTTCCTCTACTGAAATCAAAGCGGGAGTGAAAGCTAACGTGGCTACCAGACAAGGAGGTTCAGCAGCTGGTTGTTTTATTTGGTCCATACTCAAAATAGCCAGCTGATTGCTGGTATAGCGGTAGACAGTTATTCTGGTATTGGACTTATACAGGGAGCGGACAAACTGGCGCAATCCATCTTCAGCGGCTAGACTGCCGTGGATTTCTTCAATATCCCTGTAGTCCGGCAATTCCAGCAGGGTAATCCAGTGGGAAGACTGCTTCTTCTGGGCTAATTGGGCCAGAGTATAGAATAAGTGTTTTCGTGAATAAAGGAGTACATTATTATCCAGAACTTCAGGCTGAGTTGTAGGCAAAGTGGGTTGTAACAGTTTTTTGATCAGATAAAGGAAAGCAGGTACCAGGATCAGGGTTTCCGTAGGACCGGCCTGATAGGCAGCAAAAATCAGATAATAAAAGGGTAAGGAAAATAACAAAGTTGAGCTAATATTCCCGAGCAAGGAAGAATAATATTGCCCGCTTAGTAAAAGCAATGGCAGGTAAAGCAGTCCATTTAATACAGTAGAGATTAAATAAAAGAATAGAAAGTTAATGAATATCGGTAATTGGAAAGGTTGATTCAGGGTTTGCAGGATGGTAGTTGTCAGGGTCAGGAAGATTGCCGTCTGTCCCAGATTGAACAACAGTTTGACCCAGCCATCCCTGCGGCTGATATTGTCAATAACAACTTCTGCTGTTCCCAGCCAGACCAGGGCTGCCGGACCGAAAAAGTAAAAACAGATAAAATCCAGACCGCTCACCAGGTTGAATGTTACCCCCAGATTAAGGGCAGATAAATAAGTGGTAATTCCTGCAGCCAGGAATAATAGGAGCAATTCGTTGCTCAGGGGCTGGTACCAGAAGGACAGATGCTGGGTCAGAAAAATAATACCAATTATAAAATAAAGCAATGCCAGTATTTTGATGGAACGGTTGGATTGCAGCAAAGTTCGACCACTCCTGAACATCTTAATTGAAAATATTAATTATAATAATATCATTATAACACAGGAAATTTATTTCATCGACACCGGGAAGGAATTTGCTACCCGGTGTCGAATATTTTTCAGGGAATGCCTGTAGGAGGGAAATTAGGTGATTGAACTTTACAATATATCCAAAATTTATCCTAATGGTGTCAAAGCCCTGCATGATCTGACCCTTAAAATCGGCAGAGGGGAGTTTGTGTTTCTGGTCGGACCCAGCGGGGCGGGGAAATCCACTTTACTGAAACTGTTGACCAGAGAGGAAAATCCCACCAGGGGCCAGATCTATATCAATGGTAAAAACATTGTGCGCATGAAAAACAGTGAGGTGCCTTATTTGCGGCGGAAAATCGGGGTGGTTTTTCAGGATTTCCGCCTGTTACAGGATAAAACGGTTTTTGAAAATGTGGCCTTTGCCTTGCGGGTGGCGGAGGCGTCCGGAAAAGAAATCAAGCGGCTGGTACCAGGCATGCTGGAACTGGTGGGCCTGAAGGGAAAAGAAAATTCCTTTCCCCGGGAATTGTCCGGTGGAGAACAGCAACGGGTAGCTATTGCCCGGGCCATGGTCAACAACCCCCTGATGGTTATTGCAGACGAGCCTACCGGTAACCTGGACCCCGATACATCGCTGGGGATTATGAAACTGCTGGCTGATATCAACAAACTGGGGACAACCATTCTCATGGCCACCCATGATAAAGAAATGGTAAATATGATGCAAAAACGGGTGGTGGCTCTGGAAAACGGGCAGATTGTCCGCGATGAGGAGAAAGGAGTATATGGCTATGAAGATTAGGACCATGGGCTACCTGGCCGGGGAAGCCATGGTCTCCCTGCGCCGTAACGCCTGGCTGGCAGCGGCTTCTGCCGGTACGGTTGCTATCGCTTTGCTGATTTTAGGGGCGGCTCTGCTGGTTGTGTTGAATACCAATTCGGTGGCCACCCATCTGGAATCTCAGGTGGAAATTTCGGTAATTGTCAAAAAAGATTTACCCCGGGAACAGGTGGAAGAACTGGGG
The DNA window shown above is from Carboxydocella sporoproducens DSM 16521 and carries:
- a CDS encoding two-component system sensor histidine kinase NtrB; the encoded protein is MLQSNRSIKILALLYFIIGIIFLTQHLSFWYQPLSNELLLLFLAAGITTYLSALNLGVTFNLVSGLDFICFYFFGPAALVWLGTAEVVIDNISRRDGWVKLLFNLGQTAIFLTLTTTILQTLNQPFQLPIFINFLFFYLISTVLNGLLYLPLLLLSGQYYSSLLGNISSTLLFSLPFYYLIFAAYQAGPTETLILVPAFLYLIKKLLQPTLPTTQPEVLDNNVLLYSRKHLFYTLAQLAQKKQSSHWITLLELPDYRDIEEIHGSLAAEDGLRQFVRSLYKSNTRITVYRYTSNQLAILSMDQIKQPAAEPPCLVATLAFTPALISVEEILDQLEQKLGELRQEYQQEKEKQLQQSIRLATIGQLAAGIAHEIRNPLTTVSGFLQLLEWGRELPADTIKMMEEELDRVNQLVTGLLYLSNPSLEHKQREKLNLNELVTSTVELVKPELLLREIELKIELDPGLPELYLNAAQIRQLLINLLQNSYLAVESKGWIKVKTGQDQAHVFLTVQDSGPGIEPDKRELVFQPFFTTRPNAIGLGLTICQQIAANHNGQLELASESDYTTFILKLPLFLNIVS
- the ftsE gene encoding cell division ATP-binding protein FtsE; translated protein: MIELYNISKIYPNGVKALHDLTLKIGRGEFVFLVGPSGAGKSTLLKLLTREENPTRGQIYINGKNIVRMKNSEVPYLRRKIGVVFQDFRLLQDKTVFENVAFALRVAEASGKEIKRLVPGMLELVGLKGKENSFPRELSGGEQQRVAIARAMVNNPLMVIADEPTGNLDPDTSLGIMKLLADINKLGTTILMATHDKEMVNMMQKRVVALENGQIVRDEEKGVYGYED